One part of the Vicia villosa cultivar HV-30 ecotype Madison, WI linkage group LG6, Vvil1.0, whole genome shotgun sequence genome encodes these proteins:
- the LOC131614784 gene encoding uncharacterized protein LOC131614784 produces the protein MPPKMPPKSRKYECGNDKRKKKKKNEELIQSQVGALDKFLIKESQVLNESYSVDHIDTEIPDNVSIENDNVDNIFDPRNWDRLQPKLIDLLVTKGPKRDNSIVKGPRDNWNRRFTANLYTRALANGEKFGARIKEHELGMEHVKNMTTWYEYRQRLQKFQTIDKTTQRIIEKEKDHWKNVLKRVISIVKFLAKHNLAFRGCKEKLYEDNNDNFLGLIEMIAEFDPIIQEHVRRVTTQEVHVHYLGHKIQNELISLLGSAIKFEIIRKIKQAKYFSVILDCTPDVSHKEQMSLIIRYVDVSSTSISIEESFLGFLNVNDTTGQGLFDVLQNELKELGLDVFDVRGQGYDNGSNMKGKHQGVQKRFLDINPRAFYTPCGCHSLNLALCDMANSCNKARSFFGVVQRIYTIFANSTKRWQILKDNVKGLTPKSLSSTRWESRVESVKAIRTQMSDFTEALLEVSENDLDPKIQNEAKSLATNELGDFEFLMAIIIWFEILSAINSVSKLLQEKDMIIDVSMEKIKELISFFEGYRETGFYKALVNAKEIAVELNISPTFPQRRIIKRKRHFDENLNTPILELSEEESFRVNYFLYLVDQAIVSLNKRFEQYQEYESIFGFLFTSHKLQSLDDATLKSCCSNFERVLKHNEQSDIDGNDLFGELKLLREMLPEEIMKPTDILLFSKGSDCFPNTVIAYRILLTIPVTVASAERSFSKLKLLKTYLRSTMSQERLNGLALIAVENDFLETLKYEELLDEFASKSVRRKAFLSS, from the exons ATGCCTCCTAAGATGCCGCCTAAGAGTAGAAAATATGAATGTGGAAATGATAAgcgtaagaaaaagaaaaaaaatgaagagtTAATTCAATCTCAAGTAGGAGCACttgataaatttttaataaaggaATCACAAGTTCTAAATGAAAGTTATTCTGTTGATCATATTGATACTGAAATTCCTGATAATGTGTCCATTGAAAATGATAATGTTGATA ATATATTTGATCCAAGAAATTGGGATCGTCTTCAACCTAAACTGATTGATTTATTAGTTACGAAAGGTCCTAAAAGAGATAATTCCATTGTGAAGGGTCCTAGAGATAATTGGAATAGACGCTTTACGGCTAATTTGTATACTAGAGCTTTAGCAAATGGAGAGAAGT TTGGTGCAAGAATTAAAGAGCATGAGTTAGGCATGGAACATGTTAAAAATATGACTACTTGGTATGAGTATCGTCAAAGGCTGCAGAAATTCCAAACTATTGATAAAACGACTCAAAGAATAATTGAGAAAGAAAAGGATCATtggaaaaatgttttaaaaagagTTATTTCAATAGTGAAATTTCTTGCAAAACATAATTTGGCCTTCCGTGGTTGTAAGGAAAAATTGTACGAAGATAACAATGATAATTTTTTGGGTTTGATTGAAATGATAGCTGAATTTGACCCAATTATCCAAGAACATGTTAGACGTGTTACAACTCAAGAAGTTCACGTTCATTATCTTGGGCATAAAATACAAAATGAGTTGATTTCATTGCTTGGTTCTGCAATTAAATTTGAAATCATTAGAAAAATCAAACAAGCAAAGTATTTCTCAGTGATACTTGATTGTACTCCGGATGTTAGTCACAAAGAGCAAATGTCTTTGATAATAAGATATGTGGACGTATCTTCAACTTCTATTAGCATTGAGGAAtcatttttaggatttttgaatGTGAATGATACAACTGGTCAAGGGCTTTTTGATGTATTACAAAATGAATTGAAAGAACTTGGTCTCGACGTATTTGATGTGAGAGGACAAGGTTATGATAATGGGTCAAATATGAAAGGAAAACATCAAGGTGTACAAAAGAGATTTTTAGACATAAATCCGAGAGCCTTTTATACTCCTTGTGGTTGTCATAGTCTTAATTTGGCATTGTGTGATATGGCTAACTCGTGTAATAAAGCTAGAAGTTTTTTTGGAGTTGTTCAACGCATTTATACAATTTTTGCCAATTCTACAAAAAGATGGCAAATATTGAAAGATAATGTAAAAGGGTTGACTCCAAAATCATTGTCATCCACTCGTTGGGAGAGTCGTGTAGAAAGTGTCAAAGCTATAAGAACTCAAATGTCAGATTTTACGGAAGCTTTACTTGAAGTGTCAGAAAATGATCTCGATCCTAAAATACAAAATGAAGCTAAATCCTTAGCAACAAATGAGCttggtgattttgagtttttgatGGCTATAATTATTTGGTTTGAAATATTATCTGCAATTAATTCTGTTAGCAAGCTTTTACAGGAAAAGGATATGATTATTGATGTTTCTATGGAAAAAATAAAGGAGTTGATTTCATTTTTTGAAGGATATAGAGAAACTGGATTTTATAAGGCACTAGTTAATGCTAAGGAAATTGCGGTTGAATTGAATATCTCTCCAACATTTCCTCAAAGGcgtataattaaaagaaaaagacatTTTGATGAGAATTTGAATACCCCAATACTCGAGCTATCTGAAGAGGAATCTTTTAgggttaattattttctttacctTGTTGATCAAGCTATTGTTTCTCTTAATAAAAGATTTGAGCAATATCAAGAGTATGAAAGTATTTTTGGTTTCTTATTTACTTCTCACAAGTTACAATCATTAGATGATGCAACTTTGAAGTCTTGTTGTAGTAACTTTGAACGAGTATTGAAACATAATGAACAATCTGATATCGATGGGAATGATCTTTTTGGGGAGTTAAAGTTACTAAGAGAAATGTTGCCTGAAGAAATCATGAAACCTAcagatatattattattttcgaaAGGCTCAGACTGTTTTCCTAATACAGTTATTGCATATAGAATTTTGTTGACTATTCCTGTGACAGTTGCTTCTGCAGaaagaagtttttcaaaattGAAGTTGTTAAAGACTTACTTGCGGTCTACCATGTCACAAGAAAGACTTAATGGATTGGCATTGatagcagttgaaaatgattttttgGAGACACTGAAATATGAAGAATTGCTTGATGAATTTGCTTCAAAAAGTGTTCGAAGGAAGGCTTTTTTAagtagttaa
- the LOC131612511 gene encoding homeobox-leucine zipper protein HOX11, which yields MELALSLGDTPKPFSLFQKSSDQKNTSSDPLIQLNLLPSTPVLLPHPSPNLRIPWLNDALGVEPARMSSVNRFRLAASVEDITDEGAAVSSPNSAVSSFQMDFSIMNGNNGNAAEGAERNNSRERGADSDDEENGSTRKKLRLTKEQSAFLEDSFKEHTTLNPKQKLALAKQLNLRPRQVEVWFQNRRARTKLKQTEVDCEYLKKCCETLTEENRRLQKELQELRALKTSQPFYMQRPATTLTMCPSCERVATNTTGATAGAKQTASIAAGGRGEQ from the exons ATGGAACTAGCTTTGAGCTTAGGCGACACTCCAAAACCATTCTCTCTCTTTCAAAAATCCTCAGACCAAAAAAACACTTCCTCAGATCCACTTATCCAACTCAACCTTCTTCCTTCAACTCCAGTTCTCCTTCCCCATCCTTCTCCAAACCTTCGAATTCCATGGCTCAACGATGCAC TCGGAGTTGAACCGGCGAGGATGTCGAGTGTAAACAGATTCCGGCTGGCGGCGTCGGTTGAAGATATTACCGACGAAGGAGCTGCGGTTTCATCACCGAATAGCGCGGTGTCATCTTTTCAGATGGATTTCTCTATCATGAACGGTAATAATGGAAATGCTGCTGAGGGTGCAGAAAGAAATAATAGTCGTGAGAGAGGTGCAGATAGCGATGATGAAGAAAATGGTTCCACTAGAAAGAAACTCAGACTCACTAAAGAACAGTCAGCTTTCCTTGAAGATAGCTTCAAAGAACACACCACTCTCAATCCT AAACAAAAACTTGCTCTTGCAAAACAGTTAAATCTTCGTCCACGTCAAGTAGAAGTTTGGTTTCAAAACAGAAGAGCAAG GACAAAGTTAAAGCAAACGGAAGTAGACTGTGAGTACTTAAAAAAATGTTGTGAGACATTAACAGAAGAGAATAGAAGATTACAAAAGGAACTGCAAGAATTAAGAGCTTTGAAAACTTCTCAACCATTCTACATGCAGCGTCCAGCTACTACTCTCACTATGTGTCCATCTTGTGAAAGGGTTGCCACCAACACCACCGGAGCCACCGCCGGAGCTAAACAAACCGCCTCGATCGCCGCTGGAGGGCGCGGCGAACAATAA